In the Hemiscyllium ocellatum isolate sHemOce1 unplaced genomic scaffold, sHemOce1.pat.X.cur. scaffold_532_pat_ctg1, whole genome shotgun sequence genome, ATAGGAGGCCAGTCCTCTCAATTCCAGGACATGCCTGGAGGACCTCCTGAGGATCATGCCCTGGAGCCAAccagcttcagctgctttatcGCTGACCTTGTCTCTgctgtaaggtcagaagtggggacgtTGGCCAATgagtgcacaatgttcagcagcttTCACAActtcttagatactgaagcagtccagaagcaacaagacctggattctgttcaggtttgggctgacaagtggcaagtgataTTCGCATTGCACAAGTGCTAGGCAATGACTCTCCTATTggaaacaatctaaccactgcctcgTGACATTCGGTGGTGTTGCTATCATAGAATCCCCCGCTactaacatcctgggggttaccttttatcagaagctgaactggactctCCATacaaataaaaaatgaggtctgcagatgctggagatcacagctgcaaatgtgttgctggtcaaagcacagcaggccaggcagcatctcaggaatagagaattcgacgtttcgagcaagggcttatgctcgaaacgtcgaattctctattcctgagatgctgcctggcctgctgtgctttgaccagcaacacatttgcagctgtgatctccataCAAATACTGCAGTTACTCAAACAGATCAGAAACTGGGAATCCTACAGCCAGTAATTCAGCTCCTGgcttccccaaagcctgtctaatGTTTACCAAGTACAAGGtgggagtgtgatagaatattccccacttgtctggatggccACAGCTCCAATACTTGAGGCTTGACCCCTAACCTGAACAAAGTAACTTgactggtaccacatccacactctccactaccagcagcagtgtgtatcatctacaaggtgTACTGCAGGAGTTTGCCAAAGCTCCTgcaccaacaccttccaaacctgtggccccttccattgagaaggacaagggctgcagatacatgggaactccaccccctgcaagttcccctctgtgCCCCTCACCATCGAGATTTGGAAtacatcgccattccttcagtggtgttggatcaaaatcctggaaatccttccctcagggcattgtgggtttacctacagcacatggactgcagtggttcaaagagGGAGctgaccaccatcttctcaaggggcaatgaGAGATGGCTGGTAAATGCTGGGTCAGCCAGTGGTACTCACATCCAACAAGCTCTCCCTCAGCAGTAATGACCCTATTGTTAACTGTTtttatctttttctctctttctccatccagTGCAGTTGACAATGTCTAACCTACCTCCTGCGGATGTGCAGCCCTTTAGGAAGATGGCCAGTTCCCATCACCGCCGGGTGAAGGTGGTGGTCCGGCTCCGACCCTACCAGTCCACAGAGGATGAGCAGCAGGAGGGCCCCTGTGTGCGTGGCCTAGGCACCCGCTCGCTGGAACTTGTGAACTGGAGGAGCCGGACAGAATCCATGCAGTACAAGTGAGTGTCCTACAGGTGCCCCTACACTGACAGACCCATGCCCACCATCCCACCACCTCCTGGCTGGGACTGATGTGGCTGTAAGGTCAGAACAGAGCACAATTGCAGAGATCCGAGTTAACACTCAGCAGTGATAATACCCTTCCTCACCATCCTGAGATGgccaaaggatacagtgggatagagataaatagatagatggatagggTGGAGActtggcagagaagtggcagatggaatttaatcctgaaacaTCTGGTCACTCTGGGCTGGGCTGTGGGGGCTTGGGAAAACGTTCCTGTGGAGAGAGATTGGGACATGCTGTTGGTATCGCTCAGCGTTGCAAGCCAGCAGACTcctcccttcacctccatccagagAGTGTTGGCCTGGAAGTGATGTTTGTTTGAAAGGTATGCCGGAATAGCTCCAGAGTTGATCAAGAGTAAGTTGTATTTAAGAGCTGGCTTCTGGCTGGGGCTCATCAGTTCCCCATCCACTAACATTTTGACCTTAACATGCTCTTACTTACATTTGCTTGTACATTTTAGTATTTGGTTCAATGTTTGGTAATTTGCTTGCTCAGAGGCGCTAATAAAGGTTTCTGGgacaagtgggatttgaacccaggcctgtTGGTCCCgaaggagggcagagcagtggacgtgatctatatggacttcagtaaggtgtttcccaaggttccccatgggagactggttagcaaggttagatctcatggaatacagggagaactagccatttggatccagaacaggcttgaagggagaagacagagggtggtggtggagagatgtttttcagactggaggcctgtgcccagtggagtgccacaaggatcggtgctgggtccactacttttcggcatttatataaatgatttggatgtgaacataggaggtatagttggatggtgacaccataattggaggtgtagtggacagtgaagtaggttacctcagattacaatgggatcttgatcagctgtgccaatgggctgaggagtggcagatggagtttaacttgggtaaacgtgaggtgctgcattttggggaaagcaaatcttagcaggacctatacgcttaatggtaaggtccaagagtgttgtagaacaaaagtgcaggttcatagctccttgaaagtggggtcccaagtggataggatagtgaagaaggtgtttggtatgctttcctttgtagGGCAGAGtgttaagtataggagttgggagggtcatgttgtggctggacaggacattggttaggccactgttggaatattgcatgcagttctgatctccttcctattggaaagatggatgttggcagggtttgagctgtagggaaaggctgaataggtggggctgtttcccctggagcgtcggagactgaaggggtgactttatggaggtttataaaatcacgatggGTGTGGATAGGGGCAGtaggccaagtcttttccctggggtgggggagtccagaagtagaggtcagcggtttagggtgagaggggaaagatataaaagggatctaaggggcaactgtttcagccagaggatgatgcatgtatggaatgagctgccagaggaagtggtggaggctggtacgattggagcattttaaaaggcatctggatgggtatatgaataggaagggtttgaggcaaatgggcctagtgctgacaaatgggacgagattaggttaggctatTTGTTCGGgatggagcgaagggtctgtttccgtgctgtccatctctctgactctaagtaggGATATTATTAGTCATCAGAACCCTGAAGGGCTCTTGTTATAGTGTGATGGTGCCTTGGGTGTGGTTGGAGGGGAAGGGTTTCTCAGTTTCATTTTTCTAATATTTGGGGAAAGAAAACACTGTCTTCCTTTTGGAATCTAACTACATATCTGCAGGTTGTGGGAGGGTGCACCCTCTCTTCATATTCTTAAGGAATCACTTCAGCGGCAGATACCTGCTCTTTGAGCATCCGGTGTGGAGGAAGCAAGGCTTTGTAGGTCTTCCTCATGTAGGTAAGTAGCAAGCTCACCTCTTCACGTTTATGTCTACAGCTGGGTGTCCACGTGATGACAACGGAGGTGTTTGTGAGCACCAGTCACATTTCACTTGTCTGATTTAACTTGCTGAGCTGGACACTTGTGGCAAATTACATTTGGAAACGGTGATGGCTTTTTGCAAAAGGACGTTATAAAAGTGTTCATGATTACTGTCCTGAATTTGTACTGAACCTTTCTGAAGTTCTTCAGACCAGCTGCGCGCTGTTTTCCCCAGCCAACGTTATTTTAATTCTATTTCTGTCGTTAGTCTTTGGTTTTGGTTCATGTTGCAATCACCCCAATGGGCAGTTGTTGCTTTTAGTTTGGGTTATTTAAAGAAATGGAGTTTGGGTTCCTCTGCACTCCTGAGTTTGCCTGTGGACAGGGAAAGGTGGAAATTTGGCATTTGTGCTAAACCCTCGATTTACAATGGTAAATCACACAGACGTTTACTGCCTAATTCAACATTAATGTATCAGTCTGTGAAACAGCTGGACCCTTCAGTGTACTAAACCTCACCTCCTCCTGTCTCTCAGCTTCGATGCTTTTTATGGTGATGACACCTCACAGCTGGAATTCAGTATGTGAATTCAGTGAAACCGATCCTATCCCATGTCCTGAATGGACAGAATGCCAGTGTCTTTGCCTATGGCCCTACGGGAgcaggtgagtgagtgagtgagtgactgtcCACTGTCCTGCCTCTTTCCTTAGTGACCAGCCCCCTCACAGAGCCGACAGCCTTAAAACCTGTCCTttaacatttagactaaaatgtcaTGTTGCATTGTCAAACACACTTGCTGCACACcagaaaatagacaggcagggaggTTAAGGTcatgaaggacatcagtgaatctgtgtcaACAGGACACAGCGATAGCATTCACGGCTGTTCCTTTGGGAAATTAATAACTGTTTGATTCTGGCCTTGAAACAAAACTCTCTCAATTAACTTCTCTCCCCAATTATTGTCCTTCACTGTTACCTGTCTAGTTAAGAATGTGCAGGGTTTTTGTGTAAAGGAAGTCAGTTAGTGACCGTTCAGCACAGTACCCTGTCAGGGCTCTTGAAGAGCTGATCTCCTACTCTCCTGGGTTATTACAACCTAGTTAGTTTAGCTTATAGGTATCAGTGTTATGTTAAACTGTTACATCAAGGGGTTAACCTAAACTGTCTGTTTGAGGtatttttattccagactaccaaagGGTACGATCTCTGGGACAAATCGAgaggcttacaggttgagtccACGAGGGATTCCCTGGGCCATCTCCGATCTGTCCATATTCCCCTCTCCTGTCTTTATTTGTTTTTCTCATTGATAGGTAAGACCCACACCATGCTGGGCAGTCCCAAACAGCCCGGAGTGGTCCCTCGTTCTCTGCTGGACATATTTCGCATGGTACAGGAGCAGAGTGACCAGCTGTGTGGACCTTCCTGGAGATTTAATGTGACCATGTCCTACTTGGAGATCTACCAGGAGAAGGTGAGTCTTCTTTGTTGTCCTGGTTAGGTTGGGAAGAGGGACATTAATTCAGAgattcaggttcaaatcctacctcagGCACTGGGGGATTCCACTTAAATGAGTCAGACAAATGACAAATCCAAGAAATAAAACAATAATGGTGACCACAAAACTGGTACCAATTGTCATAAAGAGCCAGCGTCCCTGGGAGCACAGTGTGCCATGCTTTCTCCTGCATCCTGCCCGTGTGGTGAACAGCTCCAGTTTATGGATGTGTGGTCCTTCTTCTATCTCTGTGGTGCTCAATTCCTgcaatacacacacacgcacacacacacgctctcaaacacacacaccttGTGCACCCCCACCCCCTCGTATCCCACAGTTCCCTGCACTCTCCCAGCAGCCTTTTGGAGGATGGTAACATTTCCAACGTCTCTCAGGTGTTGGATCTACTGGAGACCACGCACCAAGACTTGGCGATTCGAGAGGACCAAGACAAGAACATCTTCGTCCCCGACCTGACACAGCAGCGCATCACCAGCTTCGTGGAGTTTGAGCAGTTCTTTCTGCCAGCCACACAAAGACGGACCACAGCCAGCACCAAGTTGAATTGTCGGTCCAGTCGCAGCCACTCTGTGCTCCTGATTAAGGTCCAGCTATGTCGGGTCCCTTTGTTGCTCTTTCAATTATCTTTCTGGTGCTCACACCcttgtggtctctctctctctcggcacactttctttctctttcatacTGTAAATGCTGTATCAATAAGTGCTACATTAAGGGCTTTAACCACATCGCTCAGGCCTGAGGCTGAAagatcacactcactctctccagtTGTGCACAGTGTGTAACTCCACTTCccaaccaccctccaccaccttgCTGTCTTCCCTCAgtgctctgtgtctctctctgtctctccccgtgcccctgtccctccctctgccAGAATGAATGTTGCTTGGTTAGGACGCTCAGCCACCACTCTTGCTCTGATCGAATACTGGTTCTGTTGCAGGTGGTGAAATTGCAGCAAGAGGCACCATTCCGAGAGCTGACAGGGAAACTCTACCTCATTGACCTGGCAGGATCGGAGGATAATCGCAGGACCGGGAATGAAGGTATCCGGTACGTTCACTGCTGTATTTGCCACTTTGATGTCAAGACATGTTCGGGTACCTGCCTAGTAACTTTCAAATAAACAAATTATTATATCCAActtcaatgattttaaaaaacagcCCCAAGAGTGTTATTCTGTTCTAACATGGGATAAACAGATTGTACACTTTTAACCATTTGACACTACATGTGTAACATATAGCTAACATCCATGATTAGCATTTAGCAAACAGCTTAGCTCCAGCTCTTCGCTGACAGCTAGCTTCACCAAGCCAGTACTACCCCTGGACTTTCTCATCTTCGAGCTTGTTTCTTCTGCATTAAACTAATTCTCCTTTGAGGTTTTCAGTCCTCACTCTCCCAGCTAATCTGAAAACCTGATGCTCTCAGACGTCTTCAGTTTACAGGTAGCATTCTTCCCATGTCCCAGCACCTCGACCAACTCCATTCTGAAGCTGCCTACTAATTCCTAAACTTCTCCCTGAATTCTGACAGCATAGAgccatgtgtgtgtctgagacttCTCCACAGGAACAGTGTAGTACAGCTGCCTTTCCAGCTGTGCAGTGAACACCTGAGATAGACtctccttctgtttttctcttccATCCTCACTTGCTGCCTGTATCCTTTTGAATTCATCTTTGGTGTCTTCCTCCCCCTCAAATGGTCCTGAGTCACCAATCAACACTCTCTCGCGAAAAGCCCTCCCCTTATTTCTGAATGCTTCCTCAAACTCGCGTTTGTAACGGTCAGCTACATGTATGTTGGGATCAGATTGCTGCTTTACAATAAAGTGAAGGGTATAAAAGGAGGATTTGCTCAGCTTGTGGATTGGCTTGGGACATGCTGATGTTGTCACTGTGTCATGATGCTGCTTTACTGTATTCCTCAGGCTAAAGGAGAGTGGGGCCATCAACAACTCCCTCTTTGTGTTGAGTAAAGTGGTGGATGCACTGAACCAGGGCTTGTGCAGGATTCCCTACAGGGACAGCAAGCTAACCCGTCTGCTGCAGGTAAACCTCACCCCTAAACCGGTTCCTCTCCTCAGGCAGGATCTCTGTGGGAAGGTTCCTGTAGCAGTAGGAGGCACAGTTCTGGGATAACATTCCTGATTGAAGGTGGAGAGTGATGTCGTTGATTCAGAGACTAGGCCCCTGAATTGAAATCGAGGAAACAATAATGGCATGAGCTAGCAATGATGTAGATAATGGCAAACATTTTGGAATGTACATGGGGGAAACGGTCACCCTTGTTCATTGGTCTTGGGCAATGAAATGACCAACGTGAAAGCTAGTCCAACCATGGCTAATCAGGGGAATTACATCCAAGGAGGGGGCATACACATTGGCTAAAGTAAGTATCAGACCTGAAGGCTGGGACCAGGTTAGATTTCTGCAAAGCAGGGTGAAGGAATCGATTACCAGATGAGATGAAGCTTGTGGGGAACATGGAAACTGGTTGTAAAAGCTGTGCAAAGAAAGGTTTAGTGACGGCCAGTGTAGGTCCCTTCGAGTCAGACGGCAATTAATGAGGAAGAAAGATGACAGACCAATTAATACAGAATGCACAAACACACAACTTGCTGGCGAAactgtgcaggtcaggcagcatcagtgagaGTGAACAGGGTTCCACTaacccttcagaactgatagcagggAGGTAAATGATGCCAGGGAGTGGGGCAGGAAGGAGTGAGCAGATAGGGGGGGGACAGAATTTAGAGCAACAAGTGGGTAGGCAAAGGGATTGTTGGTAAGGTAGGGAAGCGGAGAAGGAGGATGGGTAATAATGAGGACGGAGTGGGTAAAAATGGGGTGACTGTGTGCTGGAGGGTGGCCATTAGGGTTAGTGGCTGGGTCATAGACATGCTCTGAAATAGTCAACCTCAATGAAGGTTCTCCGGTCACCAGGTAAAAGGGAAGTTGGTGTTCTTCAACTTGCATCGGGTCTGACTGCAGTGCTGCAGTGTGCTGGAGACTGGAACATTGGCCAGGAGACACTGGGGTGTTGAACTGGCAGGCAACTCCAAGCGGAGTTGTTTTTATGGACAGAACATGGGTGTTTTACAAGGCAGTCACCAGTCTGTGTTTGGGGACACCAATGTAGAGCAGACTGTGTTGtaagcagcaaatacagtagaccAGATTCAacaaagtgcagggaaatgactctgcacctggaaggtatgtctgAGACTGTGGGTAATGAGGAGGGAGGAAGGTAAAATTGGCAAGGGTTGTACCTCCTGCAGTAGTATGGGGAGGTGTTGGTcatggaggaggagtggactggagggaacagtccctgtggaatgctgacCAGGGAGATGGCAAGAGGTGGGGGAAATGGCAGCTTTTGTTCCTCTGGGACACAGCCTGGTGGAGTAGAAAGTgagggtttggggagggaggggtggggtgtggactATATTGTTATCAGGGGGAAGGGGGAAACATCCAGGGGTAAGGGCAGGTGTCTGGGAAATGGATCAGACATGGCTAAGGGCCCTGTCCTCAATATGGTTGAGGAGAAAGGTGGACATTTCTGAGCCCCACTGCAGAATGTAGCACCATCGATACGgtgggagttgatgggtttgtTCATGGATATCAGACAGTCTGGTTCATTTAGCCTCAGCTCTGCAGCCAACGTCTGGGTTTGTGTTTCAGATCTTCACCATTCAGTTCTTCATTTCAATCTGCATTTTGGTTCTGCCTTCACAAAGGAAGGCCTAAATCATGTCCCGAAAATGTTGGGGAGGGCAAGGTCAAGTGAGAGGGAGGGACGGACGGATGGATGGAGGGAAATCTGTATTACTACGGCAATgggtgttggggaaattgatgggattaaaggccaATAAAATGCTCCGGGCCTGATCATCTCCAACCCGGCACTGAGTTGtcaaacccttctgtccaactcctcCACACTGATCGCGTTTACCAATCTGCCTGTACCTTACCCACATCCCTCGGAACCTTTCCCATTCACGTACCTGTGTAAATGTCTCTGAAATATTGTAACTGTGTCTGCATTTACCACGGCCTctcgcagttcattccatatccaCACCGTTCTCTGTGGAGTGGGGGTGAAGTTGTCCCTTTTGGAATCTCTCCATACCCACCTTAAGCCGATGCCCTCTGGTTTTGTACTCCCCTGCACTATGGGCAAGACTGTTGCTACTCACCTTGTCTGTGTCCCTCATAACCTTAAATACCTCTAAGGTCAGTCCTCAATCTTTCTGTCtcccagtgaaaaagtcccagcccatcccatctctccttataattcaaatcctccattcaGGTAACATGCTGGTAAATTTGTTTCTGTACTTTACacaatccttcctataacagcaaccagaattgtatgcagtactccaaaagtagctTCACCAATGTCCGGTCCAGCCGCAACGTGCCAACTTCTGCACTCggtgctctgaccaacaaaggcaaacatgtcgaacatagaacattacctggacacagatctctctgctcatcgacatgaccaagaatcttaccattcacccagtactttgcattccggttactccgaccaaagtgaatcacctcatgtttgtctgcattaaactccattttccacctctcagaccagctctgcagcttatctatgcctctctgtaacctacaacatccttcagcactatccacaactccaccgaccttggtgtcacctgcacacttactaacccacccttctatacTGCCaaccaggtcgtttataaaaatgacaaacagcagtggacccaacaccgacccttacggtacaccactggtaactgagttccaggatgaacatttcccatcaaccaccaccctctgtcttctttcagcaagccaattactgatccaaactactgtatctcccacaatcccattcctccgcaatTTGTACAACAGccgactgtggggaaccttatcgaatgccttgctgaaatccatatacaccacatcaaccggtttactctcatctacctgtctggtcaccttctcaaagtactcaatgaggtttgtgaggcatgacctacccttcacataactgtgctgactatccctaatcaaattcttttctagatgattataaatcctatctcttctaaccttttccaacactttaccaacaactgcagtgaggctcactggtctataattaccagggttgtctctactccccttcttgaacaggggaaccacatttgctctcctacaatcttctggcactattcctgtagacaatgacgatttaaagatcaatgcccaaggctcggcaatctcctccctggcttcccagatgaTCCTAGGATAAaacccatccggcccaggggacttatctattttcacacactgcaggatttctaatacctcttccttgtgaacctcaatcccacctagtctagtagcctgtatctcagtattctcctcgacaacattgtcattttctcgagtgaatactgtcgaaaaatattcatttagtgctttcccTATCTCCCCTGACTCGTCACACAGCTTCTCACTACTCTCCTTGATAGGCCGTAATCTAACACTCGGAATTCTTttcattccttaaatacctatagaaagccttcggGTTtatcctgatcctatccaccaacaacttctcatgtctcctcctggctcttctgagctctctctttaggtctttcctggctaccttgtatccctcaagtgccctaactgagccttcacatctcatccgaacataagctgccttctttctcttgaccagagattccacttcctttgtaaaccatggctcctgtgcactacagcttcctccctgtctgacaggtacatacctaTCTCGGACACACAGGAGCATTTCCTTGAATAGCTCCACCTTTCTAACGTGCCTATCCTCTGCaggttccttccccatcctatgcttcctaaatcttgcctaatcgcattgtaattgcctttcccccagctgtagctcttgcccagaggtatacacctatccctttctatcactacaggaaacataacagaattgtgatcgctatcaccaaagtgctcacctacttccaagtctaacacctggctgggctcattacccagtaccaaatctaatgtggcctcaccccttgttggcctgtctacgtactgtcaggaagccctcctgcacacactggacaaaaactgactccTCTATAGTCGCTCTTGCTCTCTCATTGGCAAtatacagaaaactcccaacagggtgacctctcctttcctgtttctaacctcagcccatactacctcagttgacaagtCCCTAAACATCATtcctgcaactgtaatactgtctttgaccaacaatgccacacctccccctcttttaccatcttctctgttcttactgaaacatctaaatcctggaacctgcaccaaccattcctgtcccagccaaatgctgccttcactctcTACTTATGATGCCATTTCCAAGACATTATTACCTGGACCCCTAGgtgtctttgttcatcaacacttccTGTTATCTGTGTCAGCCTTGCCCTGATTTACCTTGCAAAAATGCaatagctcacatttatctaagatAAACTCTGTCTGCCTCTACTTGGCCTAGCTGAGAAAGATCCCACTGTACTCCtggataaccttcactgtccactataccctcaatcttggtgtcacctgcaaaaatATTAACTGCGTCTCCTGTATTCTcatcccaatcatttatgtacatgagaCAGCAGTGGATCCAGAACTGATTCCTGTGTTCACTGGCCTCCAGTCCCCAAAAAAATCCCCTTggccaccactctgtctcctaccgCCAACCAATTTTGTACCCAGGTGATCCTATCCCAAGATTATATTGACTCTGGACTAGTTCCCACAGACTGGAGGGGGAGCTTCTGACCAgtcagcctgatgtcagtggtggggaaaattTCTCAGTCCATTGTATAAGACTGAATAGAGTATCAGGAAACAGTGAGAGGACCGGACAGTGTCAGTATGGATTTAGAAAAGGGAAATCACTCTTGACAAGTAGAATGTAGACCATGACAGCGcagtccactccctcagccctcgatgttgtgctgaccctgtggaaccaatctgaagcaggTTGATCTCACACTCTTCCATTATAATCCatctgtttatccaatgaccatttaaatgtccttgagGTTGGTGAGTCTCCCACTGAAATCTCCTCGGATTTGCCAAGGATGTGACTGGTCAGGGAGATATgaggggggagtggtggggggggaCAGTGAATGTGGTTCACTAGGGCTTTGAGAAGGCTTTGTATAAAAGGGGGAGATGAAGGTGTAAACTGGGTGGTTCAGCCCTGCAGTGTTTGGGTTTAAATGTTGTTGTTCTGTCCCTCCCTGATCTTGCTATGTCACACACGTGCTTTGTTTCCAATGCTGTGTTTGGTTTTGTGgtaggattctctgggaggcACGGCCCACAGTGTAATGATAACTAACATCGCTCCAGAATACAAGTACTACTTTAACACGCTCACCGCCCTCAACTTTGCTGCCAAATCCAAGCTGGTGGTCAACCGTCCTTTCACACAGGAAACCATCCAGCCTATCGGTAAGTGTGGTTACAACCGTGGGGGAGGGAACCCTACATTCCCTGTGAAGTGACTGTGGTGTCCAGGGGAGCGTCTGCCCGTAGTGTGGTAGTGACACACAGCTTctgccttttttaaaatattctttcatTCGTTCCTCGTTCAGGCATTTGCCCTTCAAAGCGTTCCTGTGAAGGTTCATCTTCAAGTTTGCAACATCCAGCCAAGAGAACAAAATCAGGAGAGTCTGTGAGTCCTGATTCCTCGGAGGAGCTGGTGTTTAGGTAAGGGGAGGACACTCTGCCTGACTCAGTGTTACAGACCCTCCAACAATGGAGGTTCTTGCAAGTTCCCCAGATGAGATGGGGGACCGTAGGGCAGTGAGCAAAACTGGAGTGAGAAGCTTTCAGGTGAGATGAACAAATAGGCCTTTCTAATAGCAGCTGGGATGGATAGTGTTCCGTGTAGCCATGAGCACAACCCCTGaaggggggtgtgtgcgtgtgtatctggTGCAATGGTTAATGACATCATCAAGGCTAGTCTAATGGTGCCTCCCTATAGAAAGGTGGCGAGCtttctgaagagatttaccaggacgatGCTGGGTGTGGAAGGGTTTGAGTTTTACATAGAGGATGGGACTGTTTCATTTTCACCCCcgtgtgggagggtgagaggtgacctgatagaggtttataagacaaTGAGGAGGTATTGAtcgagttaatggtagttgtgtATTCCCTAAgatggaggatttcaaaactaggggcacctttttaagattagattagacttacagtgtggaaacaggcccttcggcccaacaagtccacaccgacccgccgaagcgcaacccacccacacccccacatttaccccttacctaacactacgggcaatttagcttggccaattcacctgacccgcacatctttgtgactgtgggaggaaaccggagca is a window encoding:
- the LOC132813909 gene encoding LOW QUALITY PROTEIN: kinesin-like protein KIF22 (The sequence of the model RefSeq protein was modified relative to this genomic sequence to represent the inferred CDS: deleted 2 bases in 1 codon), with the protein product MSNLPPADVQPFRKMASSHHRRVKVVVRLRPYQSTEDEQQEGPCVRGLGTRSLELVNWRSRTESMQYNFDAFYGDDTSQLEFYVNSVKPILSHVLNGQNASVFAYGPTGAGKTHTMLGSPKQPGVVPRSLLDIFRMVQEQSDQLCGPSWRFNVTMSYLEIYQEKVLDLLETTHQDLAIREDQDKNIFVPDLTQQRITSFVEFEQFFLPATQRRTTASTKLNCRSSRSHSVLLIKVVKLQQEAPFRELTGKLYLIDLAGSEDNRRTGNEGIRLKESGAINNSLFVLSKVVDALNQGLCRIPYRDSKLTRLLQDSLGGTAHSVMITNIAPEYKYYFNTLTALNFAAKSKLVVNRPFTQETIQPIGICPSKRSCEGSSSSLQHPAKRTKSGESVSPDSSEELVFSPFLKPGEYDPEAFDSDVLERISNLEKMLRKHCKNGLPVLGTPKEERLQLLKKLEESRLQIEKLEQRQKQLEQVLALQGTAVGQTPRKETLLNRNHPGALCRGSVAKLRQQAIVTPLQRLDNGQLLKTGDTLVLKRREKLDNKECSSDLENEFELTVDHELTQRHKDYILNILNTGDLKQLKTLQRVGDKTARLIMSWREHNGPFSQIEELEKIGMSLRTLSTFMRANVMSCMGR